Genomic DNA from Cloeon dipterum chromosome 3, ieCloDipt1.1, whole genome shotgun sequence:
CGGTTTAATTCTTgacgtaaattttctttagtcCCTTAACCATAAAGACGCAAAGAatgctgatttaaaaaatatgagattaaaatatttaagtttgtgTGCAATTTCTGGCATCTTTTGCTTTAATTGTGAGAAATCGTGGTGTtttatgctttaaattttcattagaaaaataggcaagtttttcattttttcattgaatttggaactgcgtaataaaaaatttcctggtttaaaatttcgtttcagaaatttctttcatccgttgcaactaaataaatataaaaaaacccGTTTAAATTACCAAACAGAATCAAAAATATCAGATGTGCGTTTTAACTGGTTACCGCTGGTAAGATCTAGATGGCGCCAAAATGTGGACAGTCCAGAGCTGTCTTTCGATTTCTGTACGAGTGTCGCGAATATGTTTtgctgttaaataatttaatatgaacaTTTTGTCAAAACCTCGCTTCTACGccacattttctttttccgGGTCGGAGCGCTGTACCCCAGCCGACGCCATACCTGCGCGTCGCGCTTATCTGGCCACCACTGACaaatatgacaattttttgtattgtgTAAGAAAGGCAAACCTGGCAAATTGAACCTCATTAAACAAGCCACCGTTTGGCAACGAGCCACAAttgagaagaaataaaatgggatAGCACACGCTGTAAGGTCCTCTGAAGGACCtgaggtctttgattgaatcATTCAGACATTTTTGCCCCTCCTGTACCACTATTccaagaaaaatggaatttaccGTCTCGTCCCGTCTCTCATGGctataatttccaaatttaatccTGCAATTTTCCGTTTGTCAGATCCTGGACACGGCGGCCCACGTGGCGTTGTACTCGTTCAACAACGACGAGAACAAATGGGAGAAGACGGAGATCGAGGGTGCCCTGTTCTTGTACAGCCGGGACACGCAGCCGTCGCACGCGTTTATCATCATGAACAGGCTGAACACGAATAACCTCGTGGAGATAGTCAAGCCGAGCCTCGACTTCCAGATCAAGGAGCCCTTCCTGCTCTATAAGACCGGCCAGGCTAGCATTTTCGGAATTTGGTTCTACAACAAGAACGACTGTCACAGGTTCTCGCAGAACTTGGACAAGTTGGTCAAGAGTCTGAGCAAGTCGCCGCCGCAGAAGCGTGGCGACGGCGTCGGTGGGGTAGACATCTTCGGCATGCTCAGCAAGGCGCAAGAGGATTTCAACTCAAAAAAGAAggtttgaatattattttcctaatttgcAGGGGTTCAAAAATGAAGTCCACTGggttctcatttttttttcgataCCTCGTAGGCATTATTAgctaaattgttaattatttttagtttttttataaaataaattcagggGGGCCAGTATAAACTAAGCCTCTAGAAAGCAATAGAATTTTTGCACCCGAAACCGCTAAATAATCATTGACGCCGCGGCAATTTGGCGATTGGACATATGGTTGATCTTAAAATTGTACGCATGAGGTCCCACATGATTCTGACTGCACCCAGGCCACGTGATcaaggttaaatttaaattctgtcGAGATGATAGATCGGCCGTTGGAACGTTTTAACCGTCagctttatttctttcaaaatttacaaacgaATATTGCAGGGAAGGGCTAAAAAAGAGATGTGCTTTAAGGTTAAAATAACGGAAggcagaaataaacaaaattgatagaTAGTGTTAATATGGCTGTGCTGAAAATCCAGAAACAGCGACAAATTACTCCCGATTTTTTCAGACATCAGCATTTTTTCACTCTTGAGGCCTTTCCTCTTATCCCCCTCCCTCCGTTTTAAGAATccccatttaatttttttttttaatgtagacgagattttgaaaaattaatttaaaatctgcttTACTGGCCAGGCATCAaactataattatataattaatttagaaaaaaaactaccaAAGAAGCAGAGaagtcgtaaaataaaattatcttttgcCCTTTTCAGACCAGTTCAGACGCGCCACAGAGTGTGATGGAATTTTTCGCAAAGGCTGCACCTAAAGAGGCATTCCCGCCGCAGCCCGTGCAGCCGGTGGACGCGATCAAACCGCTGCTGATGCGCATCATGTCCAACCCGGCCAACACGCTCGAGCACATCGAGAAGCAGCAACGCTCGACGACGCCGTCCGACCTgcccaagcagcagcagcagcagcagcaacagcagcatcagccgccgccgccgcagccacaGC
This window encodes:
- the DCP1 gene encoding mRNA-decapping enzyme 1B isoform X2 is translated as MTTTTAMDSAHRMNTAALKKVDQHMVQILDTAAHVALYSFNNDENKWEKTEIEGALFLYSRDTQPSHAFIIMNRLNTNNLVEIVKPSLDFQIKEPFLLYKTGQASIFGIWFYNKNDCHRFSQNLDKLVKSLSKSPPQKRGDGVGGVDIFGMLSKAQEDFNSKKKTSSDAPQSVMEFFAKAAPKEAFPPQPVQPVDAIKPLLMRIMSNPANTLEHIEKQQRSTTPSDLPKQQQQQQQQQHQPPPPQPQQPAPVTPQQMVAAPPPPAPQPLPLVGMPSPVTPSAAVLFGTPPSVSSLPTLADIEANRVKVDQPALLPPNMFTNRSQEPVRWQMGDDISPLESTPKAEPVVVVKPEPLTRNQLLQAVSYLIKHDPEFVTKLHEAYVKSFNEML
- the DCP1 gene encoding mRNA-decapping enzyme 1B isoform X1; its protein translation is MTTTTAMDSAHRMNTAALKKVDQHMVQILDTAAHVALYSFNNDENKWEKTEIEGALFLYSRDTQPSHAFIIMNRLNTNNLVEIVKPSLDFQIKEPFLLYKTGQASIFGIWFYNKNDCHRFSQNLDKLVKSLSKSPPQKRGDGVGGVDIFGMLSKAQEDFNSKKKTSSDAPQSVMEFFAKAAPKEAFPPQPVQPVDAIKPLLMRIMSNPANTLEHIEKQQRSTTPSDLPKQQQQQQQQQHQPPPPQPQQPAPVTPQQMVAAPPPPAPQPLPLVGMPSPVTPSAAVLFGTPPSVSSLPTLADIEANRVKVDQPALLPPNMFTNRSQEPVRWQVRQNFRFPYLKMGDDISPLESTPKAEPVVVVKPEPLTRNQLLQAVSYLIKHDPEFVTKLHEAYVKSFNEML